The nucleotide window AATTCCTTGATGGGTGCGAATTCCCATGGGGAAACCCAGGGCCAAACATGCTGAGCAGGCCACAGCTGTGTTTTGTAGGAATGTAGAATGACACCTCTGGCTCAGCATCTCCCAGCCTGAGTGCAAAGACAGCCCTGGCAGTGTAGGGATGCCCTTGCAGGAGTTCAGAGCTCCATCCCTTACTCCTCAAGGGACAAGGGCAGTGTGCCAGATAAACTCCTGCCTGGGagggcagtggctgcagggctTACCGGCGCTGGTGGCCTGAAGTGGCTGGGCATTTTCCTGTAGGACATTTTCTCTGGCTGCACTTGCACAAAGGCTCTGTTGAGCAAACCACTGTCATTCTTCCTGCTCGAGGAGGAGAGGTTCAGGGACCGTGACAGGAAATTCACAGGCTGcaccaggagaaaaaggagagcGTAAGGGAAGGAGAAATCCAGCCCTTCATACACATTCACATGGACTGTTCaaaggcagctccaggctgcttctgctgctttgcacGGTTttgccagagcagagccagctctgcccctgctctgagcacacaAGCCCTCACCTGGGCTCTTTTGAAACACACAGTCTTGGGGAGGGCAGGCAGGTTCTGTGTCATGTCTTCATCCACAATATCCAGGGCCAGAGACTTCCGCACCTTCTTGATGGGACTCCTGCGCAACTGGAGGACATAGGAAAACCAGTGTCACCATGAACCTACCCAGGAAAGTGCCCTCCTGAGGGCCCAGGGTGCACACCAAGGCCACATCACCCCAGTTCTGCATGGCACCAGCACCTCAGGAAGAAGGTGTGTGCAGCCTTCCCCACTacagggcacagcagcttcCAGTGCCCCCCTCCTGGCACCTTGAGCCAGCAGCTTAGAGAAAGAGCTTTAGTAGGAAGGAAAGGCCACCAGGAAACTGAGACTTCTTATACCAGCTCAGAGCCTTCTGGGAGCCCAACTTGCCCCAGGTGCTCCAAGCATGCCAGCAAGCCCTGAGCTCAGCATAAACCAGGACACTCCTGGCAGTATTTTAAGCAGGCCTTAACCTCAGGCACCTGTTGTCGATTAAGAGAGCAGTCACAAGGCTAAAAACATTTTGGCACCAAAAGCAGGATGACTAAAACCAGCCAGAACACTCCTTAAGAGTACACAGCAGATAGCAGCTGGCACTGGATGCACAGCCAGCTCACCCCttgtttcctcttttgtttctcAGGCTTCACATCATCCTCAATGATTAGTTCGATGCCAGCTTCACTTCGGAGCACCTCCTTCAAATCTTCTTCCAGGTGAGGAGTCTGGGGCTGGGGTGGAAGGCAGAGAGAGCACAAGGCAGTCAAAATCTCTGTGCTAGGCAGGGTCACAAGTGTTTCCCTGAAGGGACAATGGGGTCAGGAGAGCCCACAGTGGGAGCACAAACACAACAACCTATTTGCTTCCCATCTGGAAAAGATATGACAAGCTTTCTGCTAGGCTGATGGATTTACAGGATCTCCAGGTGTGAGAGACTTATCAGCTGAACCCCACGCATGCCATCAGGAGACCGGTGTGCACACAATGCCTGGGAGATCCAGCTCCTCAGGGAGGCCTAGGCAGatcatttccctgcttttcctcaaGGTCATCAGTAGCCAAGCACTGCAGCCCAACTCAAGGGCAGCTTTTGGCACTTTTAGCTGGTTTACAGAGGAGCTAAAAGTCCTGTAGCTCCTTACAGTGAAAGGATCACTGTGACAATGTCCCCTTCACCCCTCCCCTCTCAGCCTGGCACTACCACACCACCCTTTGTTCTGGCACAGATAAAAGTTTgctcacagccctgcacagacctCTCCCCTCCATGTCTCATTTGCATTCATCAGCCCCACACCCTGCTCAATAATTACCAGAGGTCTAATTGGTCCATATTTCTCCAGGGCATTTTTGAAAGGCGTGGGAGTGTGGGGTGTGTTGTCCACCACATATGTCTGATCTGGTGTGACAAACCTGGAAGCAGAGCGGGAAAGAAAAGGGATCAGACAGGCTGGAACCCACACAAGGCCACAGCCCACCCAGCAGCTGAGCACAACAGAGGTCACTTAGCTGTGCCCCCAGCCAGCCTGGACACTCACTCCCTGCAGCTCAGAGAAGAGctgttttgggggggaaaaCACTGATTTAAGGAAATCCCCAGCCCGCCTTGCCCCTCTCTCAGTAATGCCATGAGAAGTACTGAGAGCTGTGTCTGAACTGGAGCAGACTGCTGCGTGGAAAGGGACACTGCTCAGGGATGAGGAAAGGACTTACGCTAAGTTCTTCTGGAGCAGAGGGGTCTTGTCCCTGTGCAGTGGGGTGGTAACAATCACCTTCTGGCTGCACACGGGCGTGGAGGTCAGGGAAGGGTTCTCCAGTTCTAGTGTATCTTGTTTGGTCCAAAAGTTCAAGaactgcacagcacagggaagaaaaattgaaGACACTCAGTCTCAAGCATCACATCACAAGCCATTACTTTTTCCTAAATATGAGGGAAACCCTGAGGCAGGAACATTTCTCCCAACCCAGGATGGGTTACAGACTCAGTTCTGTGCATGGACACACACATGAAAGTGCCCAGAAGGTGCCTCTCACCCATAGAGATTATTCACTTCCCATAAGGGATGAGCTGATACAACTTTCACAGCTACCAGCTACAGAGTAGGAGAGAAGTCTCTCCTTGCACTGGTAATCCCAGCTCACCCAGTCTACTCCAACCTCAGGCTGGCAAACATGAGGGAAGTCCACATAACACAAAGTGTGCAAGTTAACAGGTCTTGCATTGAGCTGTCTTCAGCCTAAACTGTGAGAAAACAATGAACTGTGTTAGCTCTGCTAGGATTTTACTTCCCTAGAGCCAGTAAGCAACAGCTCTGCCCCCATAAAGAACACAGTTTGTACCCAAGAACCTCTTGGGAGAGAAAAATTGTGTTTGTGACATTCACTGATGGCTGAAGCTCAGCTTGAGGTAGGACATGCACTTTGCCTTCTCAGATTCACTCCAGACACTCCTGCCTTTCACACTCTGCAGAGCTGTACGTTATGGGTCCCATTCCGATTGCTTCCTTCCTCCTGGCCTTTCCCTCAAGGTCCACCTAAACCTGCATTTTGGACTGTCCTGTGGTGCCCTCCcacattttctgctgcagaaacagcagaaataaaggcCTGGAAGGCACAGCCGGACCCTCGTGGGTCTGACCACCACAGAGACCACGTGTGGGGACACTGCAGGAGTCACAACAAAGGCTGAAAGACCCTGAGTCCCTTTTGCAACAAAGACAAGGCCAGGAGCGTTTTCATAAGCACAGCAACACAGATCTGCACAAGGTGTTTGCTGCCCTTGTCTGTGTGACTGAACTGCAAACAGACAGGGAAAGCAAGTTTTCAGTGTTGCCActctgctgcccacagctgggccagcaatgccctggggacagcaatgccctggggacagcagcagtgtgcTCTCCATCACAGGGGGCTCCTTCCTCACACTGGGCAGGTgccctgctcctcacacaggATAGCTGGGCTTCCTTAAAACTGCAGGCACTCCCATATGGAgacacaggctgctgctccctcaggAAGGGCAGCACTGAAGAGAAGCAGTGCCAGAAACCAGCTCTGAGCCTTCTTTTAGCACAGGAACACACTCTGCACACTGGCACTGCCTCATTCAAGGCAAGAGGAACACAAAGGGGGCAGAGCTGATGGGAATGTATAACATTAGGGCGAGAAGATACCTGAGATGGAGAGAAGGGCAGTGTCTTTACAGGGGTGCCCTTGGGCGTCATGCTGTTGCAGGACTCCAGGAAGGACATGCTGGTGCTGGTGATGTTCTCTGTGACAGGCGAGAGGGAgatcttcctcttcttctgcCTCTTCAGCACCGAGGGCGGGGTGCCAAAGCTGCCCTCGGCGTGTGGGGAGATGGGGATGAGCTCTcccttgctgctcctgctcaggtCAGAGATGGTGTGGCCGTCCAGGCGGTACTCAGTGAcgctgggcagggccagggccacCTCGCCGGGCACTGGCCTGGCCGGGCTggcgctgccgctgctgccaCCGGCTGAGGGCTCCTCGGGCAGGTCGAACTGGGTCAGGTCACACCACCCATCTGGGTCCTGCACAAAAGGGAAAgtgtcagcagcagcccagggtggAAGCTGAGCAGCCAGACTGAGCTGGGAGGTGAAATAAGTAGGGGTGTGAGATGGCACCAAGCTTTGGAAGGAGCCTGGCCAGGGACAGCTCAAgcccttctctcctctgccatgggcacagctggagccagaTCAGGCATCTGACCcagctgaaagctgctgctcGTGCATGGGGCAGGTTTTTCTATTAATGCAAGGCTGGTTTCCCTGTTTgtttcacagcacagctgcacaaacAGCTGCACCCCCTCAGAGAACggacagaaaaagcagctgggcagagggcTGGGACTGAATGAAGCAACTATCACCCAAGAGCGACCCACAGTCCTGGGCACACCTGTAAAGCTGGGCACAGGGCTTGGGTGCAACCTGCACAGCTGAAAGCAGACTAAAACTAACCAGATAGTTCAGAAATGAGCTGCTTCACAGCTCCACCCCACCAACACCCAGTACCATACAAGGGCCCACAGATGCAGTGCTGAGCCTCAGGCACACACTGTCTGCCTATACACAGGCAAAGTGACTCCTTCACGGATTTTAAGTGCCTCAGgcaggctgggggctgcagaggcAACTTCCTTCTGATGGCAGCAAAGAGCCCTGCTGGTTTTAGCCAGCCTCCCATCCTGGTGTGCCTCTGTCACCCAGGGGACCTCAGCACCGCTTGACTGGCTGAAAATAACTAATTTCAGTGAAGCTACCTCCACTGAAAGCAAATGGTGGCATTGTGCCAGCATGAAGGGGTCTCTCCTGCATAGTACAATGGGCTTGGCTTATTCCCAGTCTGTCCTGTCCTATCCCACCCCATGACAGGACAGAAAGGAAAGCCAATGAGCATGGGCCTGAACCATTACGTAAAGGAGAGCTGGGGACACTCTGGCTGGCAAAGAAGGGCTTGAAATCAGGTTTGCCAGCACTTAGAGCCTCCCACACAGGCAGAGCCCACACACAAGGACACCCACCTAGGAAAATCTACACAAGCCCACAGCAAtactggcagagctggaaaggTCTAATCCAGCcccagaagagagagagaggaggaagctgCAAGGCAATGACAGACCCAGCTCTCCTCAGGGTGATGATCAAGGGGACCCAGTAAGTTCAGTCAAACAAAAAGGGTGAGGGTCGGTCTCCCTACAATAACTGGAGGAACAAGGGTCTGTTACTTACAGATTCAATCATGTCCAGAGCTTCACTGAAGGCTGGAGCACAGCTTGGATACAAATAGTTGGTAGCTTCAACGACCCATTTGTACGGTGACTCGACCAATGAAGTGCCATCCTCAGGTACTGCATCATCTGGGGTCCCCTCCACGTTCTGCTCTGCCactcctgcagctggcagctccaaGGGCAACTCCTGTACACCCGTCACTTCCTCATCACTGActtcttcttcctttatttcagaGACATCCACTGGCCAGTTTGGCAGGACATTCTTGGCACATACAACAAAGAAAGTCCAGATATCAGCAGAAAGCAAGGGAACAGTGTCAAGTCCTGGGGACAGAGAGCACCTAGACACGTTCAGCTCTGCCCACTCTCCTACCTGCCACCAGGTTTGTTTCACATCCCCATTCTCCCTCACTGTTCTGTCCCATACAGTGAGCAGGAGTCCACACAACATAATAAGCACAGGACTGCTTAATCAAAGATGTCATTTTCCAGTGTCCCAGGAGGAAGTTGTACTTAGGCTGAGCATGTAGCACTAGTTCTATGCTTCCTATTTTCCAGGAGCCTGCCTTCAAAAACTATATGCTTTCTTCATGAAAACAATCACTGGGTGTACTTTCCTGCTTCCTTGTTAAGAAGAAAGGAACACAGTATCTCTGCACCCTGctcccacacacacactgtcTGCAGCAGCCTCCTTCTCCCACCAGCCACAGCATAATGAAGCCAAAAGAATATTCCGTGTCCAAGACAGGCTTGTTGCTGGGATTGGCAAGGTAACAGCTCTAGCAGACTGCTGTCCTCTGCCTGGATAACACACTCAGGCTCCCATCACACCTCTAGCTCCTGAAGGGAGAGATCCGGGAGGCTGGGGAAGGCACAGACTGTCTGGGCAGACACCAGGCTGTGGAAAAGTGTGAGGCAGCAGAAGGGTGGACGAACAGCTCCAAAATGCATTAGCAGGGCAGGAGACTGacccagctgcctgctgcaagTGTGCAGGTGCAGTACCTGGCTCTCAGCTGTCGTCTGACTTTGCCTCTCCTTGTTATCCACCTCCACAAGGAGGTACAATGACTTGGACTCCTTGGTTTCGTTGAGAAAACCTCCTGTGTCCACTTTCCGCTTGA belongs to Corvus moneduloides isolate bCorMon1 chromosome 17, bCorMon1.pri, whole genome shotgun sequence and includes:
- the MYBL2 gene encoding myb-related protein B; this encodes MARRARGEDQDELHYQDTDLDVPEQRDGRCKVKWTQEEDEQLKMLVSHYGQNDWKFLASHFPNRSDQQCQYRWLRVLNPDLVKGPWTKEEDQKVIELVKKYGTKQWTLIAKHLKGRLGKQCRERWHNHLNPEVKKSSWTEEEDRIIFEAHKVLGNRWAEIAKLLPGRTDNAVKNHWNSTIKRKVDTGGFLNETKESKSLYLLVEVDNKERQSQTTAESQNVLPNWPVDVSEIKEEEVSDEEVTGVQELPLELPAAGVAEQNVEGTPDDAVPEDGTSLVESPYKWVVEATNYLYPSCAPAFSEALDMIESDPDGWCDLTQFDLPEEPSAGGSSGSASPARPVPGEVALALPSVTEYRLDGHTISDLSRSSKGELIPISPHAEGSFGTPPSVLKRQKKRKISLSPVTENITSTSMSFLESCNSMTPKGTPVKTLPFSPSQFLNFWTKQDTLELENPSLTSTPVCSQKVIVTTPLHRDKTPLLQKNLAFVTPDQTYVVDNTPHTPTPFKNALEKYGPIRPLPQTPHLEEDLKEVLRSEAGIELIIEDDVKPEKQKRKQGLRRSPIKKVRKSLALDIVDEDMTQNLPALPKTVCFKRAQPVNFLSRSLNLSSSSRKNDSGLLNRAFVQVQPEKMSYRKMPSHFRPPAPMSRAWKAVACGGTQDQLFMQEKARQFLGTLKQSHTSRTLILS